From Salvia splendens isolate huo1 chromosome 16, SspV2, whole genome shotgun sequence, a single genomic window includes:
- the LOC121770287 gene encoding uncharacterized protein LOC121770287, translating to MSDYMRSRFTSDDVPSSQVNSHLGRSRRGNGDRTRRTWSYREEEILVVARKDLVVTGWKADNGFRTGYLGRLVEALKKHYPNTDIKAPPHINSKLTSWKRCYNSLRGILSRSGVGFNLHDDYKIDCDDDQWSQIVKQDPHARYMRDKSWPFWDHWQVIFGKDRAAGGSATGLMDVVNGLYTQDTGLGSSDGGGISHSVGSTDVPTSHPPSQTNTPPDAPVESSGNTNREKAARTGGGKKRKADHSIDGLVDMLGKMNDATNARLESLSLRIGYEFDLSNARKEVFAELGRLPGLTREQKFDAGEIILEKVERLDFFLGMPDDDRIAFVFRVLAKYGSG from the exons ATGTCTGACTACATGCGTTCAAGGTTCACTTCCGATGATGTGCCGAGTTCGCAAG TGAATTCCCACCTTGGACGGTCAAGGAGAGGCAACGGTGACCGAACCCGCCGAACCTGGTCGTACCGTGAGGAGGAGATTCTTGTGGTTGCGCGGAAGGACCTTGTCGTCACCGGATGGAAAGCCGATAATGGATTTCGGACAGGCTACCTTGGCAGACTCGTGGAAGCCCTGAAGAAGCATTACCCCAACACTGACATCAAAGCACCTCCTCATATTAACTCAAAGCTCACTTCCTGGAAAAGATGTTACAATTCTTTGCGTGGAATCTTGAGTCGTAGCGGTGTGGGGTTCAACCTCCACGACGACTACAAGATAGATTGTGACGACGATCAGTGGTCGCAAATTGTCAAG CAAGACCCTCATGCTCGCTACATGAGGGATAAGAGCTGGCCATTCTGGGACCATTGGCAGGTCATCTTTGGTAAGGATAGGGCTGCTGGGGGATCAGCTACTGGTTTGATGGATGTGGTGAACGGGCTTTACACTCAGGACACCGGCTTAGGCTCAAGCGATGGAGGTGGGATTAGCCACTCTGTTGGCTCTACTGATGTGCCCACTTCTCATCCACCGAGTCAGACCAACACTCCTCCTGATGCTCCGGTTGAAAGCTCAGGCAACACTAACCGTGAGAAAGCTGCTCGGACTGGGGGTGGGAAAAAGAGAAAGGCTGACCATTCTATAGATGGCCTCGTTGACATGCTGGGGAAAATGAATGACGCCACCAATGCGAGGTTGGAGAGTTTATCCCTCCGCATTGGTTATGAGTTCGATCTGAGCAACGCCCGAAAGGAAGTATTTGCGGAACTAGGCCGCTTGCCTGGACTGACAAGGGAGCAAAAGTTTGATGCAGGGGAGATTATTTTGGAGAAGGTGGAAAGGTTGGATTTCTTTCTTGGGATGCCGGATGATGACCGTATCGCGTTCGTGTTTCGTGTGCTTGCGAAATATGGATCGGGATAG
- the LOC121771880 gene encoding uncharacterized protein LOC121771880: MREHKKQNAYVRQIIEDIMWTQTVARICILYMIFSKVSKKRRRAEFALAYDILNRVPMQIQRLNRLVGVTDTDCLVNCRMDRNTFGRLCSLFTELGMLRVRRFVGIEEQVAIFLGVIAHHKKNRMVRFDHWRSGNTVSFYVHEDLNRMYKPSDGAGMAPTAELSVSVSSPHMPKVPKMKRNLFGDGFTNVGSQSNNEDMDPRMGKKYPPKPKKFPPSNLGSPHGSSCGSSNTHKY; this comes from the coding sequence ATGAGGGAACATAAGAAGCAAAATGCTTATGTGAGGCAAATAATTGAGGACATAATGTGGACTCAAACGGTGGCGCGAATTTGCATCCTGTACATGATTTTTAGCAAAGTTTCGAAGAAAAGGAGGCGAGCTGAATTTGCGTTGGCTTACGACATTCTGAATCGAGTACCGATGCAGATTCAACGTTTAAACAGACTGGTTGGGGTAACTGACACAGATTGTCTAGTTAATTGTAGGATGGACCGGAATACGTTTGGAAGGTTGTGCTCATTGTTTACAGAGTTGGGAATGTTACGCGTCCGGAGGTTCGTAGGGATAGAAGAGCAAGTCGCCATTTTTCTAGGAGTCATAGCACATCACAAGAAAAACCGTATGGTTCGATTTGATCATTGGCGATCAGGGAACACAGTTTCATTCTACGTTCATGAGGATCTCAATCGGATGTATAAGCCATCAGATGGAGCTGGAATGGCGCCGACTGCGGAGCTAAGCGTGTCCGTCTCTTCTCCTCACATGCCCAAAGTGCCAAAGATGAAACGCAATTTGTTTGGAGACGGGTTCACGAATGTGGGTAGTCAGTCCAATAACGAGGATATGGACCCGCGTATGGGGAAGAAATACCCCCCAAAGCCGAAGAAATTTCCTCCAAGCAATTTAGGTTCGCCACATGGAAGTTCATGTGGCTCATCGAACACCCACAAGTATTGA
- the LOC121772295 gene encoding 40S ribosomal protein S5, which translates to MAEAVVAAVAPPVIEEDKIHTGVLLFNRWTYDEVQISDISVEDYITATAAKHPTFMPHTAGRYQAKRFRKAQCPIIERLTNSLMMHGRNNGKKLMAVRIIKHAMEIIHLLTDLNPIQVIVDAVINSGPREDATRIGSAGVVRRQAVDISPLRRVNQAIYLLTTGARESAFRNVKTIAECLADELINAAKGSSNSYAIKKKDEIERVAKANR; encoded by the exons ATGGCGGAAGCTGTCGTAGCTGCTGTTGCTCCTCCGGTGATCGAGGAAGACAAGATTCACACCGGCGTTTTGCTCTTCAACCGTTGGACCTATGACGAAGTCCAG ATCAGTGATATCTCTGTGGAAGATTACATCACTGCCACTGCAGCCAAGCACCCCACCTTCATGCCTCACACAGCTGGAAGGTACCAAGCTAAGCGCTTCAGGAAGGCTCAGTGCCCCATCATTGAGAGACTTACCAACTCCCTCATGATGCATGGCCGCAACAACGGAAAGAAGCTCATGGCTGTTAGGATTATTAAGCATGCCATGGAGATCATCCATTTGTTGACTGACCTCAACCCCATCCAAGTCATTGTTGATGCAGTTATCAACAG TGGGCCGAGGGAAGATGCCACCCGTATTGGGTCAGCTGGAGTGGTGAGAAGACAGGCTGTGGATATTTCTCCACTGCGTCGAGTCAATCAGGCTATTTATCTGCTCACCACCGGTGCCCGTGAAAGTGCATTCAGAAACGTCAAGACTATTGCCGAATGCCTTGCTGATGAACTAATCAATGCGGCCAAAGGTTCTTCAAACAG CTACGCcataaagaagaaggatgagattgagagagttgctAAGGCTAACCGTTAA